One genomic segment of Chelonia mydas isolate rCheMyd1 chromosome 1, rCheMyd1.pri.v2, whole genome shotgun sequence includes these proteins:
- the CBX7 gene encoding chromobox protein homolog 7 isoform X2 produces MELSAIGEQVFAVESIRKKRIRKGKVEYLVKWKGWPPKYSTWEPEDHILDPRLVVAYEEKEERDRASGYRKRGPKPKRLLLQRLYGMDLRSAHKGKEKLCFSLSRRFGGGSNLAGAKPGQTELSEKSGGGVLPFPLRKQRKNQKYLRLSRKKFPRMSSLESRNHRREFFLKESVALETRQTPNDWDATQHASKEVSG; encoded by the exons atgGAGCTCTCTGCTATCGGGGAGCAGGTTTTTGCGGTGGAGAGTATCAGGAAGAAGCGCATAAGGAAg GGTAAAGTAGAATACCTGGTGAAGTGGAAAGGATGGCCCCCAAA ataCAGCACATGGGAGCCGGAGGATCACATCTTGGATCCTCGCCTGGTAGTGGCTTATGAAGAGAA GGAAGAGAGAGACCGTGCATCAGGATACAGGAAGAGAGGGCCTAAACCGAAGCGCCTCTTATTACAG AGGCTTTATGGTATGGACCTGAGGAGCGCCCACAAGGGAAAGGAGAAGCTCTGTTTCTCTCTATCACGGCGATTTGGAGGAGGAAGCAATCTGGCGGGGGCCAAGCCAGGACAGACAGAGCTATCTGAAAAGAGTGGGGGAGGCGTCCTACCATTCCCACTCCGGAAGCAGCGCAAGAACCAGAAATATCTCCGGCTGTCGCGGAAGAAGTTTCCACGCATGTCAAGCCTGGAGAGCCGTAACCACAGGCGTGAGTTCTTCTTGAAGGAGTCAGTGGCACTAGAAACTAGGCAGACTCCCAATGACTGGGATGCGACGCAGCATGCTAGCAAAGAAG TGTCTGGGTGA
- the CBX7 gene encoding chromobox protein homolog 7 isoform X1, protein MELSAIGEQVFAVESIRKKRIRKGKVEYLVKWKGWPPKYSTWEPEDHILDPRLVVAYEEKEERDRASGYRKRGPKPKRLLLQRLYGMDLRSAHKGKEKLCFSLSRRFGGGSNLAGAKPGQTELSEKSGGGVLPFPLRKQRKNQKYLRLSRKKFPRMSSLESRNHRREFFLKESVALETRQTPNDWDATQHASKEVGMDAVDGSLPWIPTLSPSEVTVTDITANSITVTFREAQVAEGFFRDRSVQF, encoded by the exons atgGAGCTCTCTGCTATCGGGGAGCAGGTTTTTGCGGTGGAGAGTATCAGGAAGAAGCGCATAAGGAAg GGTAAAGTAGAATACCTGGTGAAGTGGAAAGGATGGCCCCCAAA ataCAGCACATGGGAGCCGGAGGATCACATCTTGGATCCTCGCCTGGTAGTGGCTTATGAAGAGAA GGAAGAGAGAGACCGTGCATCAGGATACAGGAAGAGAGGGCCTAAACCGAAGCGCCTCTTATTACAG AGGCTTTATGGTATGGACCTGAGGAGCGCCCACAAGGGAAAGGAGAAGCTCTGTTTCTCTCTATCACGGCGATTTGGAGGAGGAAGCAATCTGGCGGGGGCCAAGCCAGGACAGACAGAGCTATCTGAAAAGAGTGGGGGAGGCGTCCTACCATTCCCACTCCGGAAGCAGCGCAAGAACCAGAAATATCTCCGGCTGTCGCGGAAGAAGTTTCCACGCATGTCAAGCCTGGAGAGCCGTAACCACAGGCGTGAGTTCTTCTTGAAGGAGTCAGTGGCACTAGAAACTAGGCAGACTCCCAATGACTGGGATGCGACGCAGCATGCTAGCAAAGAAG TAGGCATGGATGCAGTTGATGGCAGCCTCCCCTGGATCCCCACCTTGTCCCCCAGCGAAGTGACAGTGACAGACATCACGGCGAACTCCATTACCGTGACCTTCAGAGAAGCACAAGTGGCCGAGGGCTTCTTCCGAGACCGAAGTGTGCAGTTCTGA